In Novosphingobium resinovorum, the following are encoded in one genomic region:
- a CDS encoding outer membrane protein has product MRALYFAPLGAMALALAAPAFAQDGDAVDWSGPYVGGSIGYTFQQNDSNEHLRFDTNADGNFNDTVTTTTGANAFSPGTCGGAARGATPDSGCRGDKDALSWMGHVGYDRQFGSIVAGVVAEAGKTYIDDAVSEYSTTPAYYTMRRQIDWNGNLRARLGVTTRSGIMPYVTGGLSYAKVSNSFTTSNGANSFTEVNRKEDAWGWNVGGGVEAKVARNFSIGARYLYTRYNADDYRVDVGAGTAPPTNPFRITPSGGASINRGDKFDTQSVMVTSSLRF; this is encoded by the coding sequence ATGAGGGCACTGTACTTTGCGCCTTTGGGCGCGATGGCGCTCGCTCTTGCCGCGCCGGCTTTCGCGCAGGACGGGGATGCGGTGGACTGGAGCGGCCCGTATGTCGGCGGCTCGATCGGTTACACGTTCCAGCAGAATGACAGCAACGAGCATCTGCGCTTCGACACCAACGCCGATGGCAACTTCAACGACACCGTCACCACGACGACTGGCGCCAATGCCTTTTCTCCCGGCACATGCGGCGGTGCGGCGCGCGGCGCGACGCCTGACAGCGGCTGCCGCGGCGACAAGGATGCGCTGAGCTGGATGGGCCACGTCGGCTACGACCGGCAGTTCGGCAGCATCGTGGCGGGTGTGGTCGCCGAAGCGGGCAAGACGTACATCGACGATGCGGTGAGCGAATATTCGACGACGCCTGCCTACTACACCATGCGCCGTCAGATCGACTGGAACGGCAATCTGCGTGCCCGGCTCGGCGTGACAACGCGCAGCGGCATCATGCCCTATGTGACGGGCGGCCTGTCCTACGCCAAGGTGAGCAACAGCTTCACCACCAGCAACGGGGCGAACAGCTTCACCGAAGTCAACCGCAAGGAAGATGCCTGGGGCTGGAACGTCGGCGGCGGCGTGGAAGCCAAGGTCGCGCGGAACTTCTCGATCGGCGCGCGCTATCTCTATACCCGCTACAATGCCGACGATTACCGTGTCGATGTCGGCGCGGGCACGGCTCCGCCGACCAACCCCTTCCGCATAACGCCTTCCGGCGGGGCAAGCATCAATCGCGGCGACAAGTTCGATACCCAGAGCGTGATGGTGACCAGCAGTCTGCGTTTCTGA
- a CDS encoding cytochrome c biogenesis protein DipZ, with protein MILFLLAYLGGVLTIISPCILPVLPFVFARADGPFLRSGLPLLLGMALTFAAVATLAAVGGGWAIQANAYGRIAALAVLAAFGLLLLFPSLADRVTRPLVALGGRLSQSADRADHGASSFFASLLLGVATGLLWAPCAGPVLGLVLTGAALQGASAHTSLLLLAYAAGAATSLALALLVGGKVFAAMKRSIGVGERIRKALGVAVLVGVVAIALGLDTGLLTRLSLSGTARFEQGLLDRFHQDDAMSSAAMGKGGQLVEEGRFPSLAGVTEWIGSPPLTPESLRGKVVLVDFWTYSCINCLRSLPYVRAWAEKYRDQGLVVIGVHTPEFAFEKDPANVRKAVGDLGIAYPVAIDNDHGVWRAFRNRYWPAHYFIDGKGRIRYHHFGEGDYAQSERVIQRLLAENGSAVGNAGTVTVSATGAGAAAGQGKARSPETYLGYGKAMRFASPGGLVRDTRHDYAAPASPQRDAWGLAGEWSVGREQASLDAAGGRIVYRFHARDVHLVLGPTRAGRAVRFRVTIDGQAPGADHGADVDPRGNGSVDGQRLYQLVRMQGGTAERTFAIEFLDPGVQAFAFTFG; from the coding sequence ATGATTCTCTTCCTGCTGGCTTATCTGGGGGGTGTGCTGACGATCATCAGTCCGTGCATCCTGCCCGTGCTGCCTTTCGTCTTTGCGCGCGCCGACGGGCCGTTCCTGCGCAGCGGGTTGCCGCTGCTACTGGGCATGGCGTTGACCTTCGCCGCCGTCGCGACGCTGGCGGCAGTCGGGGGTGGATGGGCCATCCAGGCGAATGCGTATGGGCGGATCGCGGCACTGGCCGTGCTCGCCGCTTTCGGGCTTCTGCTGCTGTTTCCTTCCCTCGCCGACCGGGTGACGCGGCCGCTGGTGGCATTGGGAGGAAGGCTGTCGCAATCGGCCGACCGCGCGGATCATGGCGCATCGAGCTTTTTCGCGTCGCTCCTGCTGGGTGTCGCCACCGGCCTCCTTTGGGCACCTTGCGCAGGACCGGTGCTCGGCCTCGTGCTTACCGGGGCAGCGCTGCAGGGTGCGAGTGCGCATACGAGCCTGTTGCTGCTGGCCTACGCGGCAGGGGCCGCGACTTCCCTGGCACTGGCCTTGCTGGTGGGCGGAAAAGTCTTCGCGGCGATGAAGCGTTCGATCGGCGTAGGCGAACGCATCCGCAAGGCGCTGGGTGTCGCCGTCCTGGTTGGCGTCGTCGCTATAGCGCTGGGGCTGGACACCGGGCTGCTGACCCGCCTGTCGCTGTCGGGCACGGCGCGTTTCGAGCAGGGCTTGCTGGACCGGTTTCACCAGGACGACGCGATGTCCTCAGCCGCCATGGGCAAGGGCGGGCAACTGGTGGAAGAAGGTCGGTTCCCTTCGCTTGCGGGAGTGACCGAATGGATCGGCTCCCCGCCGCTGACCCCGGAATCACTGCGCGGGAAAGTCGTCCTGGTCGACTTCTGGACCTACAGCTGCATCAACTGCCTGCGCTCGCTGCCTTACGTGCGGGCCTGGGCGGAGAAGTACCGCGACCAGGGGCTGGTGGTGATCGGCGTCCATACACCCGAGTTCGCCTTTGAAAAGGATCCCGCCAACGTCCGCAAGGCGGTAGGTGACCTCGGCATTGCCTATCCTGTCGCGATCGACAACGATCATGGCGTGTGGCGCGCGTTCCGCAATCGCTACTGGCCGGCGCACTACTTCATCGATGGCAAGGGCCGCATCCGCTACCATCATTTCGGCGAGGGCGACTATGCGCAGTCTGAAAGGGTGATCCAGCGGCTGCTCGCGGAGAACGGCAGCGCGGTGGGTAATGCGGGAACGGTCACGGTTTCGGCGACCGGAGCCGGAGCCGCCGCGGGGCAGGGGAAGGCGCGATCGCCTGAAACCTACCTCGGCTACGGCAAGGCGATGCGGTTCGCCTCGCCGGGCGGTCTTGTCCGAGATACCCGCCATGACTACGCGGCTCCCGCTAGCCCGCAGCGCGACGCCTGGGGCCTTGCCGGTGAATGGTCGGTCGGCCGCGAACAGGCTTCGCTCGACGCTGCAGGAGGACGCATCGTCTATCGCTTTCACGCTCGTGACGTGCACCTTGTACTCGGTCCGACGCGAGCGGGCCGGGCGGTACGGTTCCGGGTGACGATCGATGGCCAGGCGCCCGGAGCCGATCACGGCGCCGATGTCGATCCGCGCGGCAACGGGTCGGTCGATGGCCAGCGGCTCTATCAATTGGTCAGGATGCAGGGCGGCACGGCGGAGCGTACTTTCGCAATCGAGTTCCTCGACCCCGGAGTTCAGGCGTTTGCCTTCACGTTTGGCTGA
- the msrA gene encoding peptide-methionine (S)-S-oxide reductase MsrA — MNRIANTAMIVVTVAGTVAGFAALLRESSVEAASSQAVFRIPPPAFETPEAGRRETAVFAGGCFWGVQGVFQHVRGVSSAVSGYAGGDRGSAHYAVVSRGGTGHAEAVKVTYDARQVSYGQLLHVFFSVVADPTTLNAQGPDRGTQYRSALFPLSPGQRATADRYLAQLGKTGAWKRPIVTSVEPFKGFYPAEGYHQDYLTLHPDSAYIRRNDLPKVAALKATFPALYRSSPVLVSGRGASPSQER, encoded by the coding sequence ATGAACCGTATCGCCAACACCGCCATGATCGTTGTCACCGTTGCCGGGACGGTAGCCGGCTTCGCCGCGCTTCTCCGCGAGAGCAGCGTCGAAGCCGCTTCCTCCCAGGCCGTGTTCCGCATCCCGCCACCGGCATTCGAGACGCCCGAGGCAGGCAGGCGCGAAACTGCCGTGTTCGCTGGCGGCTGTTTTTGGGGCGTTCAGGGGGTATTCCAGCATGTCCGCGGCGTGAGCAGCGCGGTATCGGGCTATGCAGGCGGCGATCGGGGCAGCGCGCACTACGCGGTGGTATCGCGCGGGGGCACTGGCCATGCCGAGGCGGTGAAGGTCACTTACGATGCCCGGCAGGTCAGTTACGGGCAACTCCTGCATGTGTTTTTCTCGGTGGTCGCGGATCCCACGACGCTCAATGCGCAAGGCCCGGATCGCGGCACCCAGTATCGCAGCGCGCTGTTTCCCCTTTCGCCCGGCCAGCGCGCGACGGCCGATCGATACCTCGCCCAACTTGGCAAGACCGGCGCCTGGAAGCGCCCGATCGTTACCAGCGTGGAACCGTTCAAGGGTTTCTACCCTGCCGAGGGCTATCATCAGGACTACCTGACCTTGCATCCGGATTCGGCCTATATCCGCCGAAACGACCTGCCCAAGGTCGCTGCACTAAAGGCAACGTTTCCTGCGCTCTATCGAAGCAGTCCCGTCCTCGTCTCCGGGCGAGGCGCCAGTCCGTCACAGGAGCGTTGA
- the msrB gene encoding peptide-methionine (R)-S-oxide reductase MsrB, whose translation MIPHVFPMSRRGFSLSVVAAGTAALIGGRAVAAPDAPLRLSDAEWRKRLSPPAYAVLRQGSTERPYSSALLKEHRKGRFLCGGCDLALFSSTTKFESGTGWPSFWNHFPGAVKVVADRSMGMVRKEVRCMRCDGHLGHVFDDGPPPTGLRYCMNGAALTFRPA comes from the coding sequence ATGATTCCGCACGTTTTCCCGATGAGCCGCCGCGGCTTCTCCTTGTCGGTGGTCGCTGCAGGCACCGCTGCCCTGATCGGCGGGCGAGCGGTCGCCGCTCCGGATGCCCCCCTAAGGCTGTCGGACGCGGAATGGCGAAAGCGGCTATCCCCTCCGGCCTATGCGGTACTGCGCCAGGGAAGCACCGAGCGTCCCTATTCGAGTGCTTTGCTGAAAGAGCATCGCAAGGGCCGTTTTCTGTGCGGGGGCTGCGACCTCGCGTTGTTCTCCTCAACCACCAAGTTCGAAAGCGGTACGGGCTGGCCCAGTTTCTGGAACCATTTCCCCGGCGCGGTGAAGGTCGTCGCCGACCGCTCGATGGGCATGGTGCGCAAGGAGGTGCGCTGCATGCGCTGTGACGGGCATCTGGGCCACGTCTTCGACGACGGACCGCCGCCTACCGGTTTGCGCTACTGCATGAACGGGGCTGCGCTGACGTTCCGACCCGCCTGA
- a CDS encoding DoxX family protein codes for MTSMDLQTIFRAVLALLYAVAGALHLAVPAPFVAIVPGWVPAPEAVVMLTGIAEIAGAAGIGQGWVPRLRAAAAWGLAAYALCVWPANVQHMLLDLARPRHGLGLAYHIPRLALQPVLIWLPLWAAKVTAWPFRPR; via the coding sequence ATGACCTCAATGGATTTGCAAACGATCTTCCGCGCGGTGCTGGCGCTGCTTTACGCGGTAGCTGGAGCGCTCCATCTGGCCGTGCCTGCGCCGTTCGTCGCGATCGTTCCAGGCTGGGTTCCCGCACCTGAAGCGGTTGTCATGTTGACCGGTATTGCGGAAATTGCCGGCGCTGCCGGTATAGGACAAGGATGGGTGCCTCGGCTTCGCGCTGCTGCGGCATGGGGACTTGCAGCCTATGCATTGTGCGTCTGGCCTGCGAACGTCCAGCATATGCTTCTCGATCTTGCAAGGCCCCGGCATGGACTGGGACTTGCCTATCACATACCACGCCTTGCCTTGCAGCCGGTACTCATCTGGTTGCCGTTGTGGGCGGCGAAAGTCACTGCTTGGCCGTTCCGGCCCCGCTGA
- a CDS encoding DUF3008 family protein: MPARSKAQQKAAGAALSAKRGDTPKSKLKGASKDMETTMSEAQLEHFAATKRKGLPEHKD, from the coding sequence ATGCCTGCCCGTTCCAAAGCTCAGCAGAAAGCCGCAGGGGCAGCCCTGTCCGCCAAGCGCGGCGATACCCCCAAATCGAAGCTCAAGGGAGCCTCCAAAGATATGGAAACAACGATGAGCGAAGCGCAACTGGAGCACTTCGCCGCGACCAAACGAAAGGGCCTTCCTGAGCACAAGGACTGA
- a CDS encoding membrane-bound PQQ-dependent dehydrogenase, glucose/quinate/shikimate family, which yields MMEPASLQSRARPFAPLVLGSIMALIGLVLAAGGIWLALLGGSAYYVLTGIAMLASGGLLIRRNILGGWFYCAIFVLTVIWAFAEVGANNWALVPRIFAPLVLLVATLLVMPTLSFRPDRWKLGLGTSAAAVVLTAVSAMIFGSMADTGPAQGLPGLRFEMSDPSLASVGDDWPAYGGTDAARRFSPLGQITPDNVKNLKRVWLTHTGDMPSSAKIAGTYGGENTPLKVGDTLYVCTPKNRVIALDPATGKQRWKFDPRVSDDAIPYTAACRGVSYFVVPGTPADQPCAQRIIYGTLDARLFAIDARTGARCAAFGTNGEVDTKIGMGNTPPGYVSINSPPTIVRGVVVTGHQVLDGQDRWAPSGVIRGYDAVTGKLRWAWDMMHPDWKGYPPQGQTWARGTPNMWTIASGDEQLGLVYLPMGNAAADYYSSLRRPQERDFATSLVALDVTTGKPRWKFQAVRDDVWDYDFGAQASLVDYKGKPALVLPSKQGDIYVLDRRTGQPLTPVGSIKAPGGGVEPDQRAATQRVSLWHTLRKPDLTERDMWGMSPIDQMICRIQFRKASYKGFFTPPESDRRSIEYPGYNGGTDWGGVAVDPRRGVIVANYNDMPNYVRLVPRAEANRKGWAPRDQARGEIGGAEGAGDPQAHTPYAIDVNAGWRLPLTGMLCKQPPYGGIRAIDMATGKTIWDKPLGEARTNGPFGIPSMLPWTIGTPNNGGSVVTAGGVIFVAAATDNLIRAIDLKSGKVLWKDVLPAGGQATPMTYTVNGKQYLVIAPGGHHFMETPIGDQVIAYALP from the coding sequence ATGATGGAACCGGCAAGCCTGCAATCGAGGGCGCGGCCTTTTGCGCCTTTGGTCCTGGGCTCCATCATGGCGCTGATCGGCCTTGTACTGGCGGCAGGCGGCATCTGGCTCGCGCTGCTGGGCGGCTCGGCTTATTATGTCCTCACCGGTATCGCGATGCTCGCTTCGGGCGGCCTGCTGATCCGCCGCAACATCCTTGGCGGCTGGTTCTATTGCGCGATCTTCGTGCTGACCGTCATCTGGGCCTTTGCCGAAGTGGGCGCCAACAACTGGGCGCTCGTCCCGCGCATCTTCGCGCCGCTGGTGCTGCTGGTGGCGACGCTGCTGGTGATGCCGACACTCTCCTTTCGCCCGGACCGCTGGAAGCTGGGGCTCGGCACCAGTGCAGCGGCTGTGGTGCTGACGGCCGTTTCCGCGATGATCTTCGGGAGCATGGCGGATACCGGCCCCGCGCAAGGCCTGCCCGGCCTGCGCTTCGAGATGAGCGACCCCTCGCTCGCCTCCGTCGGGGACGACTGGCCCGCCTACGGCGGTACCGATGCGGCACGCCGCTTTTCGCCACTCGGCCAGATCACGCCGGATAACGTCAAGAACCTCAAGCGCGTCTGGCTCACGCATACCGGCGACATGCCTTCTTCCGCAAAGATCGCGGGCACGTACGGCGGCGAGAACACCCCCCTCAAGGTCGGCGACACGCTCTACGTATGCACGCCCAAGAACAGGGTGATCGCGCTCGATCCGGCAACGGGCAAGCAGCGCTGGAAGTTCGACCCCAGGGTCTCGGACGACGCCATCCCCTACACCGCTGCCTGCCGCGGCGTGAGCTACTTCGTGGTGCCCGGCACACCGGCCGACCAGCCCTGTGCGCAGCGGATCATCTACGGCACGCTCGATGCACGTCTGTTCGCCATCGATGCCCGTACCGGCGCGCGCTGCGCCGCCTTCGGCACCAATGGCGAGGTCGATACCAAGATCGGCATGGGCAACACGCCGCCGGGCTACGTCTCGATCAACTCGCCGCCGACCATTGTGCGCGGCGTCGTCGTAACCGGCCATCAGGTGCTCGACGGGCAGGATCGCTGGGCGCCCTCGGGCGTGATCAGGGGCTACGACGCCGTAACCGGCAAGCTGCGCTGGGCATGGGACATGATGCACCCGGACTGGAAGGGCTATCCGCCACAGGGCCAGACCTGGGCGCGCGGCACGCCCAACATGTGGACGATCGCGAGCGGCGACGAACAGCTCGGCCTGGTCTACCTGCCGATGGGCAATGCGGCAGCGGACTATTATTCCAGCCTGCGCCGCCCGCAGGAGCGCGATTTCGCGACCTCGCTGGTGGCGCTCGACGTGACCACCGGCAAGCCGCGCTGGAAATTCCAGGCCGTGCGCGACGACGTGTGGGACTACGACTTCGGCGCGCAGGCCAGCCTGGTGGATTACAAGGGCAAGCCCGCACTGGTGCTGCCGTCCAAGCAGGGTGACATCTATGTGCTCGACCGCCGCACCGGGCAGCCGCTGACGCCGGTGGGCTCGATCAAGGCGCCGGGCGGCGGTGTGGAGCCCGACCAGCGTGCGGCGACGCAGCGCGTCTCGCTTTGGCATACCCTGCGCAAGCCAGACCTGACCGAGCGCGACATGTGGGGCATGTCGCCGATCGACCAGATGATCTGCCGCATCCAGTTCCGCAAGGCGAGCTACAAGGGCTTCTTCACCCCTCCCGAAAGCGACCGCCGTTCGATCGAGTATCCCGGCTACAACGGCGGCACCGACTGGGGCGGCGTGGCGGTCGATCCGCGCCGCGGCGTGATCGTCGCCAACTACAACGACATGCCCAACTACGTCCGCCTCGTGCCGCGTGCCGAGGCCAACCGCAAGGGTTGGGCTCCGCGCGATCAGGCGCGCGGCGAGATCGGCGGGGCCGAAGGCGCTGGCGATCCGCAGGCGCACACGCCCTATGCCATCGACGTCAACGCGGGCTGGCGCCTGCCGCTGACGGGCATGCTGTGCAAGCAGCCCCCCTATGGCGGCATCCGCGCCATCGACATGGCGACCGGCAAGACGATCTGGGACAAGCCGCTGGGCGAAGCGCGCACCAATGGTCCCTTCGGCATTCCCTCGATGCTGCCCTGGACGATCGGTACGCCGAACAACGGCGGCTCGGTGGTGACGGCAGGCGGCGTGATCTTCGTCGCCGCCGCGACCGACAACCTGATTCGCGCCATCGACCTGAAATCCGGCAAGGTTCTGTGGAAGGACGTATTGCCTGCCGGCGGCCAGGCCACGCCGATGACCTACACGGTCAATGGCAAGCAGTATCTGGTTATCGCTCCGGGCGGTCATCACTTCATGGAAACGCCGATCGGAGATCAGGTAATCGCCTACGCGCTGCCGTGA
- a CDS encoding alkaline phosphatase: protein MTAFQKTRRILAGAAALLLSGTASHAVAQEARNVILFIGDAGGLPTLNAGGILANDKPQSLFIHSMPYVGLSDTSSLNQWVTDSGAGMTAIMTGRKTNNAMVSAVPTGQAGAVASVKTFLEYAEQRGLSTGVMTNMKIWDATPAATFAHVGARKDKDEIFRQMLKPRFGDGVDILIGKGRADAAASFAKQQTTPEQAFAAAGYRYGEDTAIVRDAARAAVLRDADFAPIPAVEATIAQLARNPKGYFLMVEWDMHTDDPKKGLGHVREMDEMIRRISQIAGKDTLFLFTADHSFGLRMSGGTRGEPLAGQYDAEVAKPGVTDTTNDVISVHGGHTGEEVIAAASGPGADKVHGFFPNTRLFDVMLSAMGWKPEK from the coding sequence ATGACCGCCTTTCAAAAGACCCGCCGCATTCTGGCAGGAGCCGCCGCGCTTCTGCTTTCCGGCACCGCAAGTCATGCCGTGGCGCAGGAAGCGCGCAATGTGATCCTGTTCATCGGCGATGCGGGCGGCCTGCCCACGCTCAATGCGGGCGGCATTCTCGCCAATGACAAGCCGCAGTCGCTGTTCATTCATTCGATGCCCTATGTAGGCTTGTCCGATACCTCGTCGCTCAACCAGTGGGTGACGGACTCCGGCGCGGGCATGACGGCGATCATGACCGGCCGCAAGACCAACAACGCCATGGTATCGGCCGTGCCTACGGGACAGGCCGGGGCGGTGGCATCGGTCAAGACCTTCCTCGAATATGCCGAGCAGCGCGGGCTTTCCACCGGGGTCATGACCAACATGAAGATCTGGGACGCGACCCCGGCCGCCACTTTTGCCCATGTCGGCGCGCGCAAGGACAAGGACGAGATCTTCCGTCAGATGCTGAAGCCCCGCTTCGGTGACGGCGTCGATATTCTGATCGGCAAGGGCCGGGCAGACGCCGCCGCCTCCTTCGCCAAGCAGCAGACCACGCCTGAGCAGGCCTTCGCCGCAGCCGGCTATCGCTACGGCGAGGACACTGCGATCGTGCGCGACGCAGCGCGCGCGGCGGTGCTGCGCGATGCCGACTTCGCGCCGATCCCGGCCGTGGAGGCGACGATTGCGCAGCTGGCGCGCAATCCCAAAGGTTACTTCCTGATGGTCGAGTGGGACATGCACACCGACGATCCGAAGAAGGGCCTCGGCCACGTCAGGGAGATGGACGAGATGATCCGCCGTATCAGCCAGATTGCCGGCAAGGATACGCTGTTCCTGTTCACCGCCGATCACAGCTTCGGCCTGCGCATGAGCGGCGGCACGCGCGGCGAGCCTCTGGCGGGGCAGTATGACGCCGAAGTCGCCAAACCGGGCGTCACCGATACCACGAACGACGTCATCAGCGTCCATGGCGGCCATACGGGAGAAGAAGTGATCGCCGCGGCCTCGGGCCCCGGCGCGGACAAGGTTCACGGGTTCTTCCCGAACACCCGGCTGTTCGACGTCATGCTTTCGGCGATGGGCTGGAAGCCGGAAAAGTAA
- a CDS encoding sensor histidine kinase encodes MNLASLFPRRGRRAPWRSTAGRFLLLYMALCFACTVPALLYVYFETDRILLSNFQRPLEHEQGHLLSHYNRGGIPNLSKAVADRAGPEYKDDTAILLVDARGRKLAGNIVAWPRGVRAPAQWQTSLLHRLGRVRGEEFLVLTTRYPTGEQLLLGGLLDNRIQMQLALLRGLAGALALAIPIGLLGSIVLVREMNRMVETISRVGEHVGAGDLRRRAETDGSGDPVDRLKASLNAMLDRIEALVEEHRTLTDALAHDLRSPLTRIHIQVTEALAASPDPASHARFEAIAHEVGIVLHMLESALEISRAEAGVGRGTFERFDLGAMLADLREIYQPLACAGGVKITGTCAPGLDVHGNRALVARALANLIDNALKYGAEGGVIVLEAEAVGAEVHICVADRAGGIPAARRDEAMRKFGRLDAARSTPGTGLGLSLASAVASLHGGRLELEDNDPGLRARLVLLRQSAPLPDQQGA; translated from the coding sequence GTGAACCTCGCCTCGCTCTTCCCCCGGCGCGGACGGCGTGCGCCCTGGCGATCGACTGCGGGCCGTTTCCTGCTGCTGTACATGGCGCTGTGCTTTGCGTGCACGGTCCCGGCGCTGCTCTACGTCTATTTCGAGACCGACCGCATCCTGCTGTCGAACTTCCAGCGCCCGCTGGAGCATGAGCAGGGGCATCTGCTCAGCCACTACAATCGGGGCGGCATTCCCAACCTGAGCAAGGCGGTCGCCGACCGGGCAGGGCCGGAATACAAGGACGACACCGCGATCCTGCTCGTCGATGCGCGGGGGCGCAAGCTGGCGGGCAATATCGTCGCCTGGCCCCGGGGCGTGCGCGCGCCTGCGCAGTGGCAGACCAGCCTGCTGCACCGGCTGGGCCGGGTGCGGGGGGAAGAATTCCTCGTCCTGACCACGCGCTATCCCACCGGCGAGCAGCTCCTGCTGGGGGGGCTGCTGGACAACCGCATCCAGATGCAGCTGGCGCTGCTGCGCGGCCTTGCCGGGGCTCTGGCACTGGCGATCCCGATCGGCCTGCTGGGCAGCATCGTTCTGGTGCGCGAGATGAACCGCATGGTCGAGACGATCTCCCGCGTCGGCGAGCATGTCGGCGCCGGAGACTTGCGCCGCCGCGCGGAAACCGACGGCAGCGGCGATCCGGTGGACCGCCTCAAGGCGTCCCTCAACGCCATGCTCGACCGGATCGAGGCACTGGTGGAGGAACACCGCACCCTGACCGACGCTCTGGCGCACGACTTGCGCTCCCCGCTGACCCGCATCCATATTCAGGTGACCGAGGCGCTGGCGGCATCGCCTGACCCGGCTTCGCACGCGCGGTTCGAGGCCATCGCCCACGAAGTCGGTATCGTGCTGCACATGCTGGAAAGCGCACTGGAGATCAGCCGCGCCGAAGCAGGGGTGGGGCGCGGCACGTTCGAGCGGTTCGACCTGGGCGCGATGCTGGCGGACCTTCGCGAGATATACCAGCCTCTGGCCTGCGCCGGCGGGGTGAAGATCACCGGCACTTGCGCGCCCGGCCTCGATGTCCATGGCAATCGCGCTCTTGTGGCGCGGGCTCTGGCAAACCTCATCGACAACGCGCTCAAGTACGGCGCCGAGGGCGGCGTGATCGTGCTGGAGGCCGAGGCCGTCGGCGCCGAAGTGCATATCTGCGTCGCCGACCGTGCGGGCGGCATCCCGGCCGCGCGGCGGGATGAAGCAATGCGCAAGTTCGGCCGCCTCGACGCCGCCCGCAGCACGCCGGGCACCGGCCTCGGCCTCAGCCTGGCGAGCGCGGTGGCCTCGCTCCACGGCGGGCGGCTCGAACTGGAGGACAACGATCCCGGCCTGCGCGCCCGCCTCGTCCTTTTGCGCCAGTCGGCGCCGTTACCCGATCAGCAAGGAGCTTGA
- a CDS encoding response regulator transcription factor produces the protein MSKTKTILVVEDDPATADFLASGLEQEGYRVDRAADGPCGLERAQAGELDAIVLDRMLPGIDGLTLLETLRAQGCDTPVIILSAIGSTDERVRGLRAGSDDYLVKPFAMPELLARLEVVHRRRAGSPAVTTRLICEDLTLDLLTSRAERAGQVLLLQPRAIQLLEFLMRNQGQVVTRSMIFQKVWNYDFDPGTNVIDVYVSNLRKEIDRPGLVPLLRTVRGSGYRLGAAR, from the coding sequence ATGAGCAAGACCAAGACCATCCTTGTCGTCGAGGACGACCCGGCCACGGCCGACTTCCTCGCCTCCGGCCTCGAGCAGGAAGGCTACCGCGTCGATCGCGCGGCCGACGGCCCGTGCGGGCTGGAACGGGCGCAGGCGGGCGAGTTGGACGCGATCGTGCTCGACCGGATGCTTCCCGGGATTGATGGCCTGACCCTGCTGGAGACGCTGCGCGCGCAGGGCTGCGATACGCCGGTCATCATCCTCTCCGCCATCGGCTCCACGGACGAGCGGGTGCGCGGCCTGCGTGCCGGTTCGGACGACTATCTGGTCAAGCCTTTCGCCATGCCCGAACTGCTCGCCCGCCTGGAAGTGGTCCACCGCCGCCGCGCGGGCTCGCCCGCAGTAACGACCCGGCTGATTTGCGAGGACCTGACGCTGGACCTGCTCACCTCCCGCGCCGAGCGCGCCGGGCAGGTGCTCCTGTTGCAGCCGCGCGCGATCCAACTGCTCGAATTCCTGATGCGTAACCAGGGGCAGGTCGTCACCCGCTCGATGATCTTCCAGAAAGTGTGGAACTACGACTTCGATCCCGGCACCAATGTGATCGACGTCTATGTCAGCAACTTGCGCAAGGAAATCGACCGCCCCGGCCTCGTCCCCTTGCTGCGCACCGTGCGCGGCTCCGGCTACCGGCTGGGAGCGGCGCGGTGA